A single window of Granulicella mallensis MP5ACTX8 DNA harbors:
- a CDS encoding class I SAM-dependent methyltransferase has product MNNLDPAVVKAFGEQWGKFDHTERDNPDLQRLFQSYFEIFPWHELPQNAEGFDLGCGTGRWAHFVAQRVGTLHCVDPSAAALDVARRNLQAHSNCSFYCASVDAIPLADASADFGYSLGVLHHVPDTEEGIKACVRKLKPGAPLLIYLYYAFDNRPAWFRALWRLSDFVRRVVSTLPFAVRSPLSDIIATLVYWPLARTAKLLEALGIAVDSFPLSAYRNRSFYSMRTDALDRFGTRIEKRFTREQIRRMMEGAGLQRIMFSESVCWCAVGYRRLETP; this is encoded by the coding sequence ATGAATAACCTTGATCCGGCTGTGGTGAAAGCCTTTGGCGAGCAATGGGGCAAATTCGACCATACGGAGCGGGACAATCCTGATCTGCAGAGGCTCTTTCAGTCGTATTTTGAAATCTTTCCGTGGCACGAACTGCCACAGAATGCAGAAGGCTTCGATCTGGGATGTGGCACAGGCCGCTGGGCTCACTTTGTAGCGCAACGGGTGGGGACTCTCCACTGCGTGGACCCAAGCGCGGCGGCTCTGGACGTCGCCCGACGCAACCTCCAGGCGCATTCGAACTGCAGCTTTTACTGTGCCTCGGTCGACGCAATCCCTCTCGCAGACGCTTCCGCAGACTTTGGTTATTCTTTGGGCGTGCTGCATCATGTGCCGGACACGGAAGAAGGAATCAAAGCCTGTGTGCGCAAACTAAAACCGGGCGCGCCATTATTGATCTACCTGTACTACGCTTTCGACAACCGCCCGGCCTGGTTTCGGGCTCTCTGGCGGCTCTCCGATTTTGTTCGCCGAGTCGTCAGCACTTTGCCGTTTGCCGTCCGGTCGCCACTCTCCGACATCATCGCAACGCTCGTTTACTGGCCGCTGGCGCGCACCGCAAAGCTGCTTGAAGCGTTGGGTATTGCTGTCGACTCCTTCCCCTTGTCCGCCTATCGCAACCGGAGCTTTTATTCCATGCGCACGGACGCCCTGGATCGCTTCGGCACGCGAATTGAAAAACGTTTTACCCGCGAACAGATAAGACGCATGATGGAAGGTGCCGGTCTCCAGCGGATTATGTTCAGCGAATCCGTTTGCTGGTGCGCGGTTGGATACCGTAGGCTGGAGACGCCCTGA
- a CDS encoding glycosyltransferase: MRVVHVIDSLNRGGAEVMLTGMAPHFQVRGVTCDVLVLIRRPSPLEQDLLDNDIRLQFTEVRNLYSPRQILALARLLRGYDLIHVHLFPAQLWAVLAVALWKDRTPLVTTEHNTWNARRRWWMRPLDRWMYPHYKRIACNSEATAKHLIEWCPDIAARTTVIANGIPLDAFEDAQPAMLDHVPHHVTRLVFTARFEAQKDHATLLRALPSVPDAHLIFVGDGPLRPQLEQMAQSLGIRSRVTFLGWRKDVGAVLKASDIYVHPTHSDGFGIAACEAMAAGLPVVASDVPGLAQLVAGVGILFPAEDDKALASHLNALIQSPERQNEMRMAGLQRVRHLSIENTVDGYIRMYESVLQTRAAQTAEVR; the protein is encoded by the coding sequence ATGCGCGTCGTTCATGTCATTGACTCTCTGAATCGCGGCGGAGCGGAAGTTATGCTGACAGGCATGGCTCCGCATTTTCAGGTGCGTGGGGTCACATGCGATGTACTGGTATTGATCCGCAGGCCTAGCCCTCTTGAGCAGGACCTCCTGGACAACGACATACGGTTGCAATTTACAGAGGTGCGTAACCTGTATTCACCGCGCCAAATCTTGGCGCTGGCCAGGCTTCTGCGCGGATATGACCTTATCCATGTGCATCTCTTTCCGGCGCAACTGTGGGCTGTTCTGGCCGTGGCGCTTTGGAAAGATCGCACCCCACTGGTGACGACCGAACACAACACCTGGAATGCACGCCGCCGCTGGTGGATGCGGCCGCTCGATCGCTGGATGTATCCGCACTACAAGCGCATTGCCTGCAACAGCGAGGCCACAGCGAAACACCTCATCGAGTGGTGCCCTGACATTGCGGCCAGGACTACGGTCATCGCCAACGGAATCCCTCTTGACGCGTTCGAAGATGCCCAGCCCGCGATGCTGGATCATGTACCGCATCATGTTACTCGGCTGGTTTTCACCGCTCGGTTTGAAGCCCAGAAAGATCACGCAACCCTGTTGCGAGCTTTACCTTCAGTTCCAGATGCGCACCTTATTTTCGTTGGAGACGGCCCCTTGCGCCCTCAGCTTGAACAGATGGCCCAGTCTCTCGGAATCCGAAGCCGGGTAACCTTTCTGGGCTGGCGGAAGGATGTCGGAGCAGTATTGAAAGCGTCGGATATCTACGTTCATCCCACGCATTCCGATGGTTTCGGCATCGCCGCGTGTGAGGCAATGGCTGCAGGGCTGCCGGTTGTGGCGAGCGATGTCCCAGGTCTGGCCCAGCTCGTTGCAGGGGTGGGAATCCTCTTCCCTGCCGAAGACGACAAGGCGCTGGCCTCTCATCTCAATGCTTTGATCCAATCGCCGGAACGGCAAAACGAGATGCGCATGGCAGGCCTTCAACGGGTGCGTCACTTGAGCATCGAAAACACGGTCGATGGCTACATTCGTATGTACGAGTCAGTGCTGCAAACCAGAGCGGCACAGACGGCAGAGGTACGATGA
- a CDS encoding GumC family protein — protein sequence MRGEFAEPVRHDSPRLASLQEMYRPPAREHSISDYWHILLKRKWIVIVSVAIVLITTALISLHTTPIYEAVTKITISPPTSNPLNFKDNNSSSSALEDPQAGINTQVKILQSDTMAELVIHRMNLDTRADFAGRAQTQSNGGIAVSQSPAEESFRLESLIRKLQGNLTIQQIPDTTLVQVGYSDPSPALAAEIANGITAAYIEQNVKSRYDSTMQAADWLSKQLADMQIKMETAQAKLVQYQKEHAIVGTDDKQNLTTEKLDELNRELTSAQADRIQKESLYNVAKRGDPSTLSVILQDPILSALRQRQSELQTRYAQLDTWAGQSYPQMREITSQLDQLNKSINEQVKNSVSRIHNDYQTAVNREQMLQEALGEQMGIADQLNQNAIEYKILKQEADSNRQIYDGLLQQLKEASLAAGLTSSNTRVVDRARLPRYPTKPNIPRNLEFALLVGLVVGIALAFGLEALDATVRTPEQAETTSGLPVLGVIPMQPVFDKAGTNAARSRLLNKMPGTGTGPQPLISYLEPRSEIAEAYRALRTSILLSSVSHPPRSILVTSSVPEDGKTMTSINIAIVMAQQEKRILLVDADMRRPSVHTAFKIKGHVGLSNVLTGGAKVRDAIQSTVQPNLFVLPAGLVPPHPSELLSSSLMRDLLKKWCEEYDHVIIDSPPVITVTDAVLLSVETDAVLLIIRSGQTTAAHVRHTCGLLHSVNADVLGVVVNAADLGSPDYYHYGGRSGYYAANKMKSQEMKPGEARDLDQNPESEHDETLHTSS from the coding sequence ATGCGCGGAGAATTCGCCGAACCGGTACGCCATGATTCGCCCCGGCTTGCATCTCTTCAGGAGATGTATAGACCACCTGCACGGGAACATTCGATCAGCGATTACTGGCACATCCTGCTTAAACGCAAATGGATTGTGATCGTTTCTGTCGCCATTGTTTTGATTACGACGGCGTTGATCAGCCTGCATACCACCCCCATTTATGAAGCTGTGACGAAAATTACGATTTCGCCGCCGACTTCCAACCCGCTCAACTTCAAAGACAACAACAGCTCGTCCTCGGCCCTTGAAGACCCCCAGGCAGGCATTAATACTCAGGTCAAGATTCTGCAGTCGGACACGATGGCCGAATTAGTCATTCATCGGATGAATCTCGATACGCGTGCCGATTTCGCGGGTCGCGCCCAAACGCAGAGCAACGGTGGCATCGCCGTGTCGCAATCGCCCGCCGAGGAAAGTTTTCGTCTGGAATCTCTTATTCGCAAGCTCCAGGGCAATCTGACGATACAGCAGATCCCCGACACGACCCTGGTTCAGGTTGGGTATTCCGACCCAAGTCCCGCATTGGCGGCAGAGATCGCGAATGGGATCACCGCCGCGTACATAGAACAAAATGTGAAGTCGCGATACGACAGCACCATGCAGGCTGCTGATTGGCTCTCCAAGCAACTGGCCGATATGCAGATCAAGATGGAAACTGCGCAGGCCAAGCTGGTCCAGTACCAAAAAGAACACGCTATTGTTGGCACGGACGACAAGCAAAACCTGACAACGGAAAAACTCGACGAACTGAACAGAGAGCTAACCTCTGCCCAGGCAGATCGAATCCAAAAGGAGTCTCTCTACAACGTCGCGAAGAGGGGCGACCCATCGACGCTGAGCGTGATTCTCCAGGACCCCATTCTTAGCGCGCTCCGCCAGCGGCAATCCGAGCTGCAGACTCGATATGCACAGCTTGACACATGGGCCGGCCAAAGCTATCCGCAGATGCGGGAGATCACGAGCCAGCTTGACCAACTGAATAAGAGCATCAACGAGCAGGTGAAGAACAGCGTAAGTCGCATTCATAATGACTACCAGACAGCCGTGAATCGCGAGCAGATGCTACAGGAGGCGCTGGGGGAACAAATGGGCATTGCCGATCAGCTCAACCAAAATGCCATCGAATACAAAATCCTCAAGCAGGAGGCCGACTCCAACCGCCAGATCTATGATGGATTGTTGCAGCAGCTCAAGGAGGCCAGCCTTGCGGCGGGGTTGACCTCCAGCAATACTCGCGTAGTGGATCGGGCGCGCTTGCCGCGCTATCCGACGAAACCGAATATTCCGAGGAATCTGGAGTTTGCCCTGCTCGTCGGTCTCGTCGTCGGCATAGCGCTTGCTTTTGGCCTGGAGGCTCTTGACGCTACAGTGCGCACGCCAGAGCAGGCAGAAACTACATCTGGGCTACCGGTACTAGGAGTGATTCCCATGCAGCCCGTCTTCGACAAGGCGGGTACAAATGCTGCAAGATCACGTCTGCTCAACAAAATGCCTGGCACCGGTACAGGGCCGCAGCCGTTAATCAGCTATCTGGAACCGCGATCGGAGATTGCAGAAGCTTATCGAGCGTTGCGCACTTCGATTCTTCTTTCCAGCGTCTCCCATCCGCCGCGCTCCATCCTGGTTACGAGTTCCGTCCCTGAAGACGGGAAGACGATGACCTCCATCAATATAGCTATTGTGATGGCGCAGCAGGAAAAGCGAATTCTGCTGGTAGACGCCGACATGCGCCGTCCAAGCGTTCACACCGCATTCAAGATCAAAGGGCACGTGGGTTTATCGAACGTCCTGACCGGAGGCGCCAAGGTCCGAGACGCTATTCAGTCCACGGTTCAACCCAACCTGTTTGTTCTCCCGGCAGGTCTTGTGCCTCCGCATCCTTCTGAACTCTTGAGCTCATCGCTGATGCGCGATCTTCTCAAGAAGTGGTGCGAAGAATATGACCACGTCATCATCGATTCTCCTCCGGTGATTACGGTCACGGATGCCGTTCTTTTGTCCGTTGAAACGGATGCTGTGCTCTTGATCATCCGCTCCGGTCAAACGACTGCCGCCCACGTCCGGCACACATGCGGTCTACTTCACAGCGTAAACGCCGACGTGTTGGGAGTGGTCGTAAATGCCGCGGATCTGGGCTCGCCGGATTATTACCACTACGGGGGCAGGTCCGGTTACTATGCCGCAAATAAGATGAAGAGCCAGGAGATGAAGCCAGGCGAAGCGAGGGACTTAGACCAGAACCCAGAGAGTGAACACGATGAAACTCTCCACACATCTTCCTAG
- a CDS encoding O-antigen ligase family protein, with protein MNHAYYAGLMEMLVPFPLMLAIDKRGEKASRAFFLFAAVVMGSTIFLSQSLGGMIAFAVELAVLSLILFRNRRFAYREILLLAVLCVALIAWLAWLRPAGLVERIARLLNPISDAGATGRVAIIKDSFRMLRQRPFLGWGLGTFSTVYPSFRSFYSNLWVNEAHNDFVQTLVETGIVGFAFSSAFLAVLFRDGIDKLNHWRSDTQSSVGLAAFLGCIGILVHGLVDFNLQIPANAAFFFALSALVTTRRDKSEEHQEFGKVRG; from the coding sequence GTGAACCATGCCTATTATGCAGGTTTGATGGAGATGCTTGTCCCATTCCCACTGATGCTTGCCATTGACAAGCGAGGAGAAAAAGCCAGCCGGGCTTTTTTTCTCTTTGCCGCCGTCGTTATGGGTAGCACGATCTTCCTGTCTCAATCTCTCGGAGGCATGATAGCGTTTGCCGTCGAGTTGGCTGTGCTCTCGTTGATTTTGTTCCGGAACAGACGTTTCGCTTACCGCGAGATTCTGCTGCTCGCAGTTCTTTGCGTGGCACTGATTGCCTGGCTGGCATGGCTGCGTCCCGCAGGATTGGTGGAAAGAATCGCACGTCTGCTGAACCCGATCTCCGACGCTGGAGCAACCGGACGTGTCGCAATCATCAAAGACAGCTTCAGGATGCTGCGCCAGCGGCCGTTCCTGGGCTGGGGATTGGGGACATTTTCGACCGTATACCCTTCCTTCCGTAGCTTTTATTCAAATTTATGGGTGAACGAAGCGCATAACGACTTTGTTCAAACACTCGTAGAAACCGGTATAGTTGGTTTTGCCTTCTCATCTGCTTTTCTAGCTGTGCTGTTTCGTGACGGCATCGACAAATTGAATCACTGGCGCAGCGACACGCAATCAAGCGTGGGACTGGCTGCATTTCTGGGATGCATCGGAATTCTGGTTCACGGGCTTGTCGACTTCAATCTGCAGATACCCGCAAACGCAGCTTTCTTTTTTGCTTTGTCAGCGCTGGTAACCACGCGCCGAGACAAATCAGAAGAGCATCAGGAGTTCGGCAAGGTGCGAGGGTAA